The Candidatus Methylomirabilota bacterium genomic interval CGTTTTTTGACCCCGCTGTCGCCCTAGTGCCGTTCCAACTATTCGCGCCAAGGGAGGCGCCGTGTACCACACGTACGTGTTGCGGAGTGATCGAGATCAACGGCTCTACACCGGAACGACGCACGACCTCCGCACCCGAATCAAGCTGCACGCTGACGGAAAGGTGCGCGCGACCGCTTACCGACGGCCACTGGTACTCGTGTACTAC includes:
- a CDS encoding GIY-YIG nuclease family protein, coding for MYHTYVLRSDRDQRLYTGTTHDLRTRIKLHADGKVRATAYRRPLVLVYYEACLSGDDAFRRERFLKTGKGKRFLRNRLASFLARFST